In one Streptomyces sp. NBC_00597 genomic region, the following are encoded:
- the proB gene encoding glutamate 5-kinase has product MSAARQGVVDARRIVVKVGSSSLTTAAGGLDADRVDALVDVLAKARSGGEKEIVLVSSGAIAAGLSPLGLRRRPTDLARQQAAASVGQGLLVARYTASFARYGVRVGQVLLTSDDTSRRAHYRNAYRTLDQLLAMGALPVVNENDTVATDEIRFGDNDRLAALVAHLVRADLLVLLSDVDGLYDGDPSLPGTTRIDEVRGPEDIAHVSIGSAGKAGVGTGGMVTKVEAARIAAAAGIPVVLTSASQAADALAGRATGTHFHATGRRSADRLLWLQHASTPQGHLVLDEGAVRAVTERGSSLLPAGIAAVEGEFVAGDPVELRGPDGRAVARGLVNFDAKELPQLLGRSTRELAKELGPEYEREVVHRDDLVLLEG; this is encoded by the coding sequence GTGTCAGCGGCTAGGCAAGGTGTCGTGGACGCCCGCAGGATCGTGGTCAAGGTCGGATCCTCCTCCCTGACCACGGCGGCCGGCGGACTCGACGCGGACCGGGTGGACGCCCTGGTCGACGTACTGGCCAAGGCCCGCAGCGGCGGCGAGAAGGAGATCGTCCTCGTCTCCAGCGGAGCCATCGCCGCGGGCCTGTCCCCGCTCGGCCTGCGCCGGCGCCCCACTGACCTGGCCCGCCAGCAGGCGGCCGCCAGCGTCGGCCAGGGGCTGCTGGTCGCCCGGTACACCGCCTCCTTCGCCCGGTACGGCGTACGCGTCGGCCAGGTGCTGCTGACCAGCGACGACACCAGCCGCCGGGCCCACTACCGCAACGCCTACCGGACGCTGGACCAGCTGCTGGCCATGGGCGCCCTGCCGGTGGTCAACGAGAACGACACCGTCGCCACGGACGAGATCCGCTTCGGTGACAACGACCGGCTCGCGGCCCTCGTCGCCCACCTGGTCCGAGCCGACCTCCTCGTCCTGCTGTCCGACGTGGACGGCCTCTACGACGGCGACCCCTCACTGCCCGGCACCACCCGCATCGACGAGGTGCGCGGACCCGAGGACATCGCGCACGTCTCCATCGGAAGCGCCGGCAAGGCGGGCGTCGGCACCGGCGGCATGGTCACCAAGGTCGAAGCCGCCCGGATCGCGGCGGCCGCCGGCATCCCGGTCGTCCTCACCTCGGCCAGCCAGGCGGCCGACGCCCTGGCCGGACGGGCGACCGGCACGCACTTCCACGCCACCGGCCGGCGCTCGGCCGACCGGCTGCTCTGGCTCCAGCACGCCTCGACCCCGCAGGGGCACCTGGTCCTGGACGAGGGCGCCGTACGCGCCGTGACCGAACGCGGCAGTTCCCTGCTGCCCGCCGGGATCGCCGCCGTCGAAGGCGAATTCGTCGCCGGCGACCCGGTGGAACTGCGCGGGCCCGACGGCCGCGCCGTCGCCCGCGGGCTGGTCAACTTCGACGCCAAGGAACTCCCGCAGCTCCTCGGCCGCTCCACACGGGAGCTGGCCAAGGAACTCGGACCGGAGTACGAGCGCGAGGTCGTACACCGCGACGATCTGGTCCTGCTGGAGGGCTGA
- a CDS encoding GtrA family protein, whose amino-acid sequence MGSQLGQILRFGLVGAVNTGTFFGIYLLLHPWMPYFLAYTLAFLLAMVGSFFMNTYFTYRTKPTWKKFLLFPLTNVTNYVIQSAGLYALVTWAGLDTRIAPLVAAVVAIPFTFLLSRKILVPGAAAQAEEPQPARSGSAG is encoded by the coding sequence ATGGGCAGCCAGCTCGGCCAGATCCTCCGCTTCGGCCTCGTCGGAGCCGTGAACACCGGCACCTTCTTCGGCATCTACCTGCTGCTGCACCCGTGGATGCCGTACTTCCTCGCCTACACCCTCGCCTTCCTGCTCGCGATGGTCGGCTCGTTCTTCATGAACACCTACTTCACCTACCGGACCAAGCCCACCTGGAAGAAGTTCCTCCTCTTCCCGCTGACGAACGTCACGAACTACGTGATCCAGTCCGCAGGGCTCTACGCCCTGGTGACCTGGGCCGGGCTCGACACCCGGATCGCCCCGCTCGTCGCCGCCGTCGTGGCGATCCCGTTCACCTTCCTGCTGTCCCGCAAGATCCTCGTCCCGGGCGCCGCCGCGCAGGCCGAGGAACCGCAGCCGGCCCGCAGCGGGTCCGCCGGCTGA
- a CDS encoding glycosyltransferase family 2 protein has product MTKLSVVVPCYNEEAVIDSFDVEIRRVLDSLPVEYEVCYVDDGSRDGTLTKLRKIASEHGDHTRYVSFSRNFGKEAGMLAGLREATGDAVVIMDADLQHPPELIATMLDYYRQGHDQIIARRTREGDKKVRSALSRLYYRGVNRWVDVELTDGVGDFRMLSRPAVDALLSLPEYNRFSKGLFSWIGFDTVHFDYRNAQREAGETKWKFGALLNYAMDGLISFNNRPLRIGIWAGVSLVGLAALYALWIVIMAMTHGVTAPGYVTLVAIIVGIGGVQMVMLGLIGEYIGRIYYETKRRPHFLVKEAHGADPQARPDAAGVRTAERERGGLSDSRLTVAAEREVR; this is encoded by the coding sequence ATGACGAAGCTGTCCGTAGTAGTCCCTTGCTACAACGAAGAAGCCGTGATCGACAGCTTCGACGTGGAGATCCGCAGGGTCCTGGACTCCCTGCCCGTCGAGTACGAGGTCTGCTACGTCGACGACGGCAGCCGTGACGGAACACTCACCAAACTCCGCAAGATCGCCTCCGAACACGGGGACCACACCCGGTACGTCTCCTTCAGCCGCAACTTCGGCAAGGAGGCCGGCATGCTCGCCGGCCTGCGCGAGGCCACCGGAGACGCCGTCGTGATCATGGACGCCGACCTCCAGCACCCGCCGGAGCTCATCGCCACCATGCTCGACTACTACCGGCAGGGCCACGACCAGATCATCGCCCGCCGCACCCGCGAGGGCGACAAGAAGGTCCGCTCCGCCCTCAGCCGCCTCTACTACCGCGGCGTCAACCGCTGGGTCGACGTGGAGCTCACCGACGGCGTCGGCGACTTCCGGATGCTGTCCCGGCCGGCCGTCGACGCGCTGCTCTCGCTGCCGGAGTACAACCGCTTCTCCAAGGGCCTCTTCTCCTGGATCGGCTTCGACACCGTCCACTTCGACTACCGCAATGCCCAGCGCGAGGCCGGCGAGACGAAGTGGAAGTTCGGCGCCCTGCTGAACTACGCCATGGACGGGCTGATCTCCTTCAACAACCGGCCGCTGCGGATCGGCATCTGGGCCGGCGTGTCGCTGGTGGGGCTGGCCGCCCTGTACGCGCTGTGGATCGTCATCATGGCCATGACCCACGGCGTCACCGCTCCCGGCTACGTGACCCTCGTCGCGATCATCGTCGGCATCGGCGGCGTTCAGATGGTCATGCTGGGTCTGATCGGCGAGTACATCGGACGCATCTACTACGAGACCAAGCGCCGCCCGCACTTCCTCGTGAAGGAGGCGCACGGCGCAGACCCCCAGGCCCGTCCCGACGCCGCCGGGGTCCGCACCGCGGAGCGCGAGCGCGGCGGCCTGTCCGACTCGCGCCTGACGGTCGCCGCCGAGCGCGAGGTGCGCTGA